From a single Streptomyces sp. NBC_00377 genomic region:
- a CDS encoding protein kinase domain-containing protein — protein sequence MRIQGLQTYLVRPVGPPHLELCDGAFRRPGLCFGRQEKGVDEATHLEPEIHEHADRPRPGNPDDGACEHLPKAQLGADSAPLDVTDHSTSSHRGVLRRDNTEQSADHGKGWDPRPHHGAEVKSAEVKSHDDTRSFRTVFPPARSRRGSAMSGDEERLLAGRYLLLEQLGRGGMGTVWRARDQVLNREVAVKELTVSGLPREELAVLHARMEQEARAAARVKHPGIVTVFDVLEEDGRPWIVMELVDGQSLADVLATEGTLLPRDAARLGTQLLSALDRAHQLGVLHRDVKPANVLLERGGRVVLTDFGIAVMGGSSGLTRTGDVIGSPDYLAPERAKGYRPGPESDLWSLGVTLYAAVEGQSPFRRTTTMSTLQAVVAEELPEPRRAGPLAPVIEALLRKEPNERATAEQAQRMLAEVAAGEPVSTPLPGAAEHPPTQVAPPTDSADKRFLSREPTRTTPPTPVPSQGRSKRAGPDPGAYDENQADTPPTIRVPPGDDHAPPGDGGDGRPRRRKSLLIAAAALAVALVGGGAAAVVMTIDSRDTPQTAPGISQSAVASRSTVTSHATVTRTAAPSPHHKAGDTPTPAQSSPASTSAPATTAVATPPQRVVEGYFAAINAGDYARAWDLGGKNLGGSYDSFVEGFADTVSDTVTIESVSGDTVAMQLDALQTDGTHQLFAGTYTVRDGTIVAADVRKQ from the coding sequence GTGCGGATCCAGGGGCTTCAGACGTATCTGGTGCGGCCGGTCGGTCCACCACACCTCGAACTGTGCGACGGCGCCTTCCGTCGGCCAGGCCTGTGTTTCGGCAGGCAGGAGAAGGGCGTCGACGAAGCCACCCACCTCGAGCCCGAGATCCACGAACACGCCGATCGTCCCCGGCCTGGGAACCCGGACGACGGTGCCTGTGAACACCTGCCCAAAGCGCAACTGGGCGCGGATTCGGCTCCACTCGACGTCACTGACCACAGCACATCATCCCACCGCGGAGTTCTTCGGCGCGACAATACCGAGCAGTCGGCAGACCATGGAAAGGGGTGGGATCCTCGGCCGCATCACGGCGCGGAAGTGAAAAGCGCGGAAGTGAAAAGCCATGACGACACCCGATCGTTCCGCACGGTGTTCCCGCCTGCCCGCTCACGACGCGGAAGCGCCATGAGCGGCGACGAGGAGCGGCTGCTCGCTGGTCGGTATCTCCTCCTCGAACAGCTCGGACGCGGCGGAATGGGCACCGTGTGGCGTGCGCGGGACCAGGTGCTCAATCGCGAGGTGGCGGTGAAGGAGCTGACCGTCAGCGGTCTGCCACGCGAGGAGCTCGCGGTGTTGCACGCCCGCATGGAACAGGAGGCCCGGGCGGCGGCGCGGGTCAAACACCCGGGGATCGTCACTGTCTTCGACGTCCTGGAAGAGGACGGCCGGCCATGGATCGTCATGGAGCTGGTCGACGGCCAGTCACTCGCCGACGTCCTTGCCACGGAGGGAACACTGCTGCCGCGGGACGCCGCGCGGCTCGGAACGCAGTTGCTGTCAGCGCTGGATCGGGCGCATCAGCTGGGGGTGCTTCACCGGGACGTCAAACCCGCCAATGTGCTGCTCGAGCGCGGCGGCCGGGTGGTGCTCACCGACTTCGGCATCGCTGTCATGGGCGGCTCCAGCGGCCTGACGCGCACCGGAGACGTCATCGGTTCGCCGGACTACCTCGCCCCGGAGCGCGCGAAGGGCTACCGACCGGGCCCGGAGTCCGATCTCTGGTCCCTCGGCGTGACGCTGTATGCCGCAGTGGAAGGGCAGTCGCCGTTCCGCCGCACCACGACCATGAGCACCTTGCAGGCGGTGGTCGCCGAGGAGTTGCCGGAACCCCGGCGCGCGGGCCCGCTCGCCCCTGTCATAGAAGCACTGCTTCGGAAGGAACCGAACGAGCGCGCGACGGCTGAACAGGCCCAGCGGATGCTGGCCGAAGTGGCGGCCGGGGAGCCGGTGAGCACGCCCCTCCCCGGGGCGGCGGAGCATCCGCCCACGCAGGTGGCGCCACCGACGGACAGCGCTGACAAGAGGTTCCTCAGCCGGGAACCGACCCGGACGACACCGCCCACGCCGGTGCCGTCACAGGGAAGGAGCAAGCGAGCCGGGCCCGACCCGGGGGCATACGACGAGAACCAGGCCGATACGCCGCCGACCATCCGAGTGCCCCCCGGCGACGACCACGCCCCTCCGGGTGACGGGGGTGACGGTCGGCCCAGGCGGCGCAAGTCCTTGCTGATCGCCGCAGCGGCACTGGCGGTGGCGCTGGTGGGTGGCGGTGCCGCAGCCGTGGTGATGACCATCGACTCCCGAGACACCCCGCAGACCGCACCAGGCATCTCGCAGAGCGCGGTCGCTTCGCGGAGCACGGTCACTTCGCATGCCACCGTCACCCGGACGGCTGCGCCAAGTCCTCACCACAAGGCCGGTGATACCCCGACACCGGCACAGTCCAGCCCCGCGTCGACATCAGCCCCTGCGACCACCGCCGTCGCCACACCTCCCCAACGAGTCGTCGAAGGCTACTTCGCTGCCATCAACGCCGGGGACTACGCGCGCGCTTGGGACCTCGGGGGAAAGAACCTGGGCGGGTCCTACGATTCCTTCGTCGAGGGTTTCGCCGACACCGTCTCGGACACGGTCACCATCGAGTCCGTCTCGGGAGACACCGTGGCCATGCAGCTCGACGCGTTGCAGACGGACGGAACACACCAGTTGTTCGCGGGCACGTACACCGTTCGCGATGGCACCATCGTCGCGGCCGACGTCCGAAAGCAATGA
- a CDS encoding APC family permease, producing MTEPLVPTAPQQPPQTAGTDASSHLRRGTLGLADIVFFVVAAAAPLTVMAGVAPLAILFGGIGAPVAYLAIGVLLCLFAAGFTAMTPYIRNAGAFYSYITRGLGRPAGLGAALLAVFSYNALQIGVFGAFGFFAAGTANDLLGVDLPWWGYAFAGVALVWFLGFRSISLGAKVLAALLIAETAILVLLAGAILVKGGADGLSLASFAPSHVFTSQMSAPLGLAVAAFTGFEATVIYREEARDPDRTVPRATYVAVGFLGLFYTFIVWVIVQAFGNDGAVGAAAKNPAEMFFTAMTQYVGSWATDLQRILIVTSLLASLLAFHNAITRYGYALATEHALPASLGRIHPRHGSPWIAGLVQTALAAATVAVFAAIGADPYNQFLLWVNTPGVIGILALQLLAACAVVAFFRRNPPQRGEGRLRTLVAPGVAVILLAAVTALVCNRLNLFTGAGPAVNWTLIALTPVVFLTGVVLAGRMRRTRPDIYARLATTDVD from the coding sequence ATGACCGAGCCCCTCGTCCCCACCGCACCTCAGCAGCCCCCGCAGACCGCCGGGACCGACGCGAGCAGCCATCTGCGGCGCGGCACGCTCGGCCTCGCCGACATCGTGTTCTTCGTGGTGGCGGCGGCCGCGCCGCTCACCGTGATGGCCGGTGTCGCCCCCCTGGCGATCCTCTTCGGCGGCATCGGCGCCCCGGTCGCCTACCTGGCCATCGGCGTCCTGCTGTGTCTGTTCGCGGCGGGCTTCACCGCCATGACGCCGTACATCCGCAACGCGGGCGCCTTCTACTCGTACATCACGCGGGGCCTGGGGCGTCCGGCCGGCCTGGGCGCGGCACTGCTCGCGGTGTTCTCCTACAACGCCCTGCAGATCGGCGTGTTCGGGGCGTTCGGCTTCTTCGCCGCCGGCACGGCCAACGACCTCCTCGGCGTCGACCTGCCCTGGTGGGGGTACGCCTTCGCGGGGGTGGCCCTCGTCTGGTTCCTCGGCTTCCGCTCCATCTCCCTGGGGGCCAAGGTCCTGGCCGCACTGCTGATCGCCGAAACAGCGATCCTGGTCCTGCTGGCGGGTGCGATCCTGGTCAAGGGCGGGGCCGACGGCCTGAGCCTGGCCTCCTTCGCTCCGTCCCACGTGTTCACCTCGCAGATGAGCGCGCCCCTGGGGCTGGCCGTCGCCGCCTTCACCGGCTTCGAGGCCACGGTGATCTACCGGGAGGAAGCCCGCGACCCCGACCGCACCGTGCCCCGCGCCACCTACGTCGCCGTCGGCTTCCTCGGCCTCTTCTACACGTTCATCGTCTGGGTCATCGTGCAGGCGTTCGGCAACGACGGCGCGGTCGGCGCGGCGGCCAAGAACCCGGCCGAGATGTTCTTCACGGCGATGACCCAGTACGTGGGCTCCTGGGCCACCGACCTCCAGCGCATCCTGATCGTCACCAGCCTGCTGGCCTCCCTGCTCGCCTTCCACAACGCCATCACCCGATACGGCTACGCCCTCGCCACCGAGCACGCCCTGCCCGCGTCCCTGGGCCGCATCCACCCCCGGCACGGCTCCCCGTGGATCGCGGGCCTCGTGCAGACCGCCCTGGCGGCGGCGACCGTGGCCGTGTTCGCGGCGATCGGCGCCGATCCGTACAACCAGTTCCTGCTCTGGGTGAACACCCCGGGTGTGATCGGCATCCTCGCCCTGCAGTTGCTGGCGGCCTGCGCGGTCGTCGCCTTCTTCCGCCGCAACCCCCCGCAGCGCGGTGAGGGACGGCTGCGCACCCTGGTCGCCCCCGGCGTCGCGGTGATCCTGCTCGCCGCCGTCACCGCCCTGGTCTGCAACCGCCTGAACCTCTTCACGGGCGCCGGCCCGGCCGTCAACTGGACGCTGATCGCCCTCACCCCGGTCGTCTTCCTCACCGGCGTCGTCCTGGCCGGGCGGATGCGCCGCACCCGGCCCGACATCTACGCCAGGCTCGCCACCACCGACGTCGACTGA
- a CDS encoding amidohydrolase, with amino-acid sequence MHADTVFTGGTIRTGDTDVPVHDALAVTDGRISALGPEASAARGPRTTVVDLAGGTLLPAFGDGHAHPVLGGLGLRGVPVRECASVEDIVEAVKRWADLHPEAEWITGDGFDPWLAPDGLFDARWLDAAVPDRPVLLRTSDHHTAWVNGEALRRAGYTAATPDPAGGRIVRRDGGEEPLGTLREFGALNPVLALVPTPSHTEHVDALREATTRFAAAGVTWVQDALVTPDLADVWVTAATTGPGLPVRADLCFLLEPDGWRERIARFAADRERVESAAPGLITVRSVKFFADGVIEAGTAALLEPYTDCPHSHGMATWTPAELAEAVTAVDALGFRPHIHAIGDGAVRAALDAVETADRANGPRDRRPVVAHAELIDPVDLPRFKALGVIANLQPLWAQCDPLMTELILPRIGAERGRRQYQIASLLASGTRVAFGSDWPVTAHEPLRGIATAVTRQTPGGTPEGGWLPEERIDTATALAAYSAGCAHQAFEEKDWGALRPGMRADLVHLAADPVTTTPADLAHLPVLGTWLAGRRTHGAVPSTPSRAARG; translated from the coding sequence ATGCACGCAGACACCGTCTTCACCGGGGGAACCATCCGGACGGGAGACACGGACGTTCCCGTCCACGATGCCCTCGCCGTCACCGACGGCCGGATCAGCGCACTGGGACCGGAGGCCTCGGCCGCGCGCGGTCCCCGTACGACCGTGGTCGACCTGGCGGGCGGGACACTGCTCCCCGCTTTCGGTGACGGTCATGCCCACCCGGTGCTCGGCGGGCTCGGACTGCGCGGTGTGCCCGTCCGGGAGTGCGCGTCCGTCGAGGACATCGTCGAGGCCGTAAAGCGCTGGGCCGATCTGCACCCCGAGGCGGAGTGGATCACCGGCGACGGCTTCGACCCCTGGCTGGCGCCGGACGGGCTGTTCGACGCAAGGTGGCTGGATGCCGCCGTACCCGACCGCCCGGTGCTGCTGCGTACCTCCGACCACCACACGGCCTGGGTGAACGGCGAGGCCCTGCGGCGCGCCGGCTACACCGCCGCCACGCCGGATCCCGCAGGCGGTCGGATCGTCCGCCGGGACGGCGGCGAGGAGCCCCTGGGCACGCTGCGCGAGTTCGGCGCCCTGAACCCCGTCCTCGCCCTCGTTCCGACGCCGTCCCACACGGAGCACGTGGACGCCCTTCGTGAGGCGACCACCCGGTTCGCCGCCGCCGGGGTGACCTGGGTGCAGGACGCCCTGGTCACGCCCGACCTCGCCGACGTCTGGGTCACCGCCGCGACCACCGGGCCGGGCCTGCCGGTCCGCGCCGACCTCTGCTTCCTGCTGGAGCCCGACGGCTGGCGGGAGCGGATCGCCCGCTTCGCGGCCGACCGCGAACGGGTGGAGAGCGCAGCGCCGGGGCTGATCACGGTGCGGAGTGTGAAGTTCTTCGCTGACGGAGTGATCGAGGCGGGCACCGCCGCCCTGCTGGAGCCGTACACCGACTGTCCGCACTCACACGGGATGGCCACCTGGACGCCCGCCGAGCTCGCCGAGGCCGTCACCGCCGTGGACGCGCTCGGATTCCGGCCGCACATCCATGCCATCGGCGACGGCGCCGTACGCGCCGCCCTCGACGCCGTCGAGACCGCTGACCGTGCCAACGGCCCACGCGACCGGCGCCCTGTCGTCGCCCACGCCGAGCTGATCGACCCCGTCGATCTTCCCCGCTTCAAGGCTCTCGGCGTGATCGCCAACCTCCAGCCGCTGTGGGCGCAGTGCGATCCCCTGATGACCGAACTGATCCTTCCGAGGATCGGCGCGGAGCGCGGCCGACGGCAGTACCAGATCGCTTCTCTGCTCGCCTCCGGCACTCGCGTCGCCTTCGGCAGCGACTGGCCGGTCACGGCCCACGAACCACTGCGGGGCATCGCCACCGCAGTCACCCGCCAGACGCCCGGGGGAACTCCCGAGGGCGGCTGGCTCCCCGAAGAGCGGATCGACACCGCGACCGCTCTTGCCGCCTACTCCGCGGGCTGCGCCCACCAGGCGTTCGAGGAGAAGGACTGGGGCGCCCTGCGCCCCGGGATGCGCGCCGACCTGGTGCATCTCGCCGCCGACCCGGTCACCACCACACCGGCCGATCTCGCACACCTGCCCGTCCTGGGCACCTGGCTCGCCGGCCGCCGCACACACGGCGCCGTCCCCTCCACCCCCTCGCGTGCCGCAAGAGGATAG
- a CDS encoding TetR/AcrR family transcriptional regulator translates to MPRPRTPLLDRRRIGAAALRLADEKGTLTIPALARALGVAPSALYHHVSGRAEIISLMREELALTTKGADQDWSQPWEQALEDWARSYLAAFAAHPGAVSLLAVAPLAEPFMHAMYEKVAELLLAAGFAEAQVMPLINALENFILGSALDLVSPPVMVSDVIRDTAPHLSAVLDQTPTDHTRAEHSFDLGLKAMLTGFRHLLADD, encoded by the coding sequence GTGCCACGACCCCGCACGCCCCTGCTGGACCGGCGGCGCATCGGCGCCGCCGCACTGCGCCTGGCCGACGAGAAGGGCACGCTCACCATCCCCGCTCTCGCCCGGGCCCTCGGCGTGGCTCCATCCGCCCTCTACCACCATGTCTCGGGCCGCGCCGAGATCATCTCCCTCATGCGCGAGGAACTGGCCCTCACGACCAAAGGCGCCGACCAGGACTGGTCCCAGCCCTGGGAGCAGGCTCTGGAGGACTGGGCCCGCTCCTACCTCGCCGCCTTCGCCGCCCATCCCGGCGCGGTGTCGCTGCTCGCCGTGGCCCCGCTCGCCGAGCCCTTCATGCACGCCATGTACGAGAAGGTCGCCGAACTGCTGCTCGCGGCGGGATTCGCCGAAGCCCAGGTCATGCCGCTGATCAACGCGCTGGAGAACTTCATACTCGGCTCCGCCCTCGACCTGGTCTCGCCCCCGGTCATGGTCTCCGACGTCATCCGCGACACAGCCCCGCACCTCAGCGCCGTACTCGATCAGACCCCCACCGACCACACGCGCGCGGAGCACTCCTTCGATCTCGGCCTGAAGGCCATGCTCACCGGCTTCCGCCACCTGCTCGCCGACGACTGA
- a CDS encoding endonuclease/exonuclease/phosphatase family protein, with protein MGDSMINTVRGSLHGPRGHRTEGDKSVKALRLLTMNTLFTGDVPARLRALGAALDRADYDIVCLQEVMFRRNARLIRRAAPAYRHCAYSGTVLLKGGLVLLSRWPISRWRFVRYPMTGPVRGELLMRKGAQLASVATPDGELVVVNTHLSANRDDDWSPTNRYTRIAGAELARIAGLIAAVEPSLPIAVAGDLNVPRDSAALAHFVATTGLRDILADDTRPTYRPTPRWPSPPALDHVLVRAAAGETLTGGADLVFQDKVTLADGRQAYLSDHYGVQAHLIRSK; from the coding sequence ATGGGCGACAGTATGATCAACACCGTGCGCGGCTCCCTGCACGGCCCGAGGGGCCACCGGACGGAAGGTGACAAGTCCGTGAAGGCCCTGCGGCTGTTGACCATGAACACCCTCTTCACCGGCGATGTCCCGGCTCGGCTGCGCGCCCTCGGCGCGGCGCTCGACCGGGCCGACTACGACATCGTCTGCCTGCAAGAGGTCATGTTCCGCCGCAACGCCCGGCTGATCCGTCGCGCCGCCCCCGCATACCGGCACTGCGCATACTCGGGCACGGTCCTGCTCAAGGGCGGCCTGGTGCTGCTGTCCCGGTGGCCGATCAGCCGGTGGCGGTTCGTTCGGTATCCGATGACAGGCCCGGTGCGCGGCGAGCTCCTCATGCGCAAGGGCGCCCAGCTGGCGTCCGTCGCCACCCCGGACGGTGAACTGGTGGTCGTGAACACCCACCTGTCGGCCAACCGCGACGACGACTGGTCCCCCACGAATCGGTACACCCGGATCGCAGGTGCCGAACTGGCCCGGATCGCCGGGCTGATCGCGGCCGTCGAACCGTCCCTGCCCATCGCCGTGGCCGGTGACCTGAACGTCCCGCGCGACTCGGCGGCACTCGCCCACTTCGTCGCCACGACGGGGCTGCGCGACATCCTTGCCGACGACACACGTCCGACCTACCGGCCCACACCTCGATGGCCGTCGCCACCGGCGTTGGACCACGTACTGGTCCGGGCCGCAGCCGGGGAGACGCTGACCGGCGGCGCCGACCTGGTGTTCCAGGACAAGGTGACACTGGCCGACGGCCGCCAGGCCTACCTGTCCGACCACTACGGCGTGCAAGCTCACCTGATCCGGTCGAAGTGA
- a CDS encoding glutamate decarboxylase, whose amino-acid sequence MTKRDDADLFGNRFLTVPAPSDSFPEKGMDATDAMRLVDVDLAMEGDPQRNLATFVTTWMEPQAQRLIAENLHRNFIDHAEYPISAEIEQRCVRMLADLFHAPGRTTGCRTQGSSEAIMLGALSLKWKWRQRRQAAGLSIDRPNLVFGGDVHVVWEKFCRYFDVEPRIVPLAEDKYTIGPEDVEPHLDENTIGVVAVLGTTFTGHKDDVVGIDKLLRDVRKERDLDIPIHVDGASGAFVWPFLYPDSKWDFRLEQVRSINVSGHKYGLVYPGIGWLVFREESDLAEDLVFYENYLGKTDATFTLNFSTGASMVLAQYYNFVRLGRQGYTYVMKMMQENAHALADNLRSSGRFEVIGSDLEQLPLVAFRLAGTHAYDESDIAWQLSAERGWMVPAYTLPPNAERVKILRALVKETLSREQIDRLSQDIADACRTLDDKGAAHGNERTQVKRGTGY is encoded by the coding sequence ATGACCAAGCGTGACGATGCGGATCTCTTCGGTAACCGGTTCTTGACCGTGCCCGCTCCCTCGGATTCCTTCCCCGAGAAGGGGATGGACGCAACGGACGCGATGAGGCTCGTGGATGTGGATCTCGCCATGGAGGGCGACCCACAGCGCAACCTCGCCACGTTCGTCACCACGTGGATGGAGCCGCAGGCGCAGCGGCTGATCGCCGAGAACCTGCACCGCAATTTCATCGACCATGCGGAGTACCCCATTTCCGCCGAGATCGAGCAGCGTTGCGTGCGCATGCTCGCCGACCTCTTCCACGCGCCCGGCAGGACGACCGGATGCCGGACGCAGGGCTCGTCCGAGGCGATCATGCTCGGCGCGCTGTCGCTCAAGTGGAAGTGGCGCCAGCGCCGCCAGGCGGCCGGTCTGTCGATCGACCGGCCCAACCTGGTGTTCGGGGGAGACGTCCACGTCGTGTGGGAGAAGTTCTGCCGCTACTTCGACGTCGAGCCGCGGATCGTGCCGCTTGCCGAGGACAAGTACACGATCGGCCCGGAGGACGTGGAGCCCCACCTCGACGAGAACACGATCGGCGTCGTCGCCGTTCTCGGTACCACGTTCACCGGCCACAAAGACGATGTCGTAGGGATCGACAAGCTCCTGAGGGACGTCCGCAAAGAGCGGGATCTCGACATCCCTATCCATGTCGACGGCGCCAGCGGGGCGTTCGTGTGGCCTTTCCTCTACCCGGACTCGAAATGGGACTTCCGGCTCGAGCAGGTGCGTTCCATCAACGTCTCGGGACACAAGTACGGCCTGGTCTACCCCGGCATCGGATGGCTGGTCTTCCGCGAGGAGTCGGACCTCGCCGAGGACCTCGTGTTCTACGAGAACTACCTGGGCAAGACCGATGCGACGTTCACGCTGAACTTCTCCACCGGTGCGTCGATGGTGCTCGCGCAGTACTACAACTTCGTGCGGCTCGGCCGTCAGGGCTACACCTACGTCATGAAGATGATGCAGGAGAACGCTCACGCCCTCGCGGACAACCTGCGCAGCAGCGGCCGCTTCGAAGTGATCGGGTCCGACCTCGAGCAGTTGCCGCTGGTCGCCTTCCGCCTTGCCGGCACCCACGCCTACGACGAGTCCGACATCGCCTGGCAACTCTCGGCCGAGCGGGGCTGGATGGTACCGGCATACACGCTCCCGCCCAACGCGGAGCGGGTGAAGATCCTCCGTGCCCTGGTCAAGGAGACTCTGAGCCGCGAGCAGATCGATCGCCTGAGCCAGGACATCGCCGACGCGTGCCGCACACTGGACGACAAGGGTGCGGCCCACGGCAACGAGCGGACCCAGGTCAAGCGCGGCACCGGCTACTGA
- a CDS encoding GAP family protein, with product MVLDLVVIGAAISLGPLHNSAFILLLSSRRGVRQGLAFLLSWLANMVAVIACVVLLTGGQPPARHSAPSTAVVGVKLAIGLALVLYGAHRHRRPPRPHGPPRWAARIDNATPAAAAGLAWLLQPWALVGAGAASAVDAKLSTLGDWLALTGYCLLATLSLIVMEMYTVWAPAAANARLEALRSRLEQHQEQLVVTLSLLLGLWLAARSIAQLVT from the coding sequence ATGGTCCTCGACCTTGTTGTGATCGGTGCGGCCATCTCCCTGGGGCCTTTGCACAACAGCGCGTTCATCCTGTTGCTCTCCTCGCGGCGCGGGGTCCGCCAGGGCCTCGCGTTCCTGTTGTCGTGGCTGGCCAACATGGTCGCGGTGATCGCCTGTGTGGTGCTGCTGACGGGCGGTCAGCCCCCCGCCCGTCACAGCGCGCCCTCGACTGCCGTGGTCGGCGTGAAACTCGCGATCGGCCTGGCGCTGGTGCTGTACGGCGCACACCGGCACCGCCGACCGCCCCGCCCGCACGGCCCGCCACGCTGGGCCGCCCGGATCGACAACGCCACCCCGGCCGCGGCAGCCGGTCTGGCATGGCTGCTGCAACCATGGGCACTGGTCGGCGCGGGCGCAGCGAGCGCCGTCGACGCGAAACTCTCCACCCTCGGCGACTGGCTCGCACTGACCGGCTACTGTCTGCTGGCCACTCTCAGCCTCATCGTCATGGAGATGTACACGGTGTGGGCCCCCGCGGCCGCGAACGCCCGGTTGGAGGCACTGCGAAGCCGGCTGGAACAGCACCAGGAGCAGCTGGTCGTCACGCTCTCCCTGCTCCTCGGCCTGTGGCTGGCAGCCCGGAGCATCGCCCAGCTGGTCACCTGA
- a CDS encoding eCIS core domain-containing protein — translation MRAQRHEADRERGQERVRRAAGSPTLLPGRLSVMSPQQALTLQRLAGNTAVARTLKDEHEHEALASSSDVAHGPAAKTAVQRSAVHEVLAGAGRPLDAETRADMETRLGADFSDVRLHTGSTAQRSADEIGARAYTSGSHIVLGAGAGDRHTLAHELTHVIQQRRGPVAGTDHGDGLSVSDPSDRFEREAEANAGRALSLPAEHAAPAHAGPEGHAGHGHAAAGGAVVAQRMWNGSGSGSRARRVGANDRGAQLASQQCEQMQYLPALYVPAETFGRDGSLPPQPANAYTRSGPGFVEVLRMEDSPLPSVAHRAPGPRDAWAMKYQSGDFIYRVEMVNDPQGRTSELLIDPALPFRILRRTLKMRQGGASAGRTYRFAERWAPNPQYWNLHDRREATEAEAQAADRGLSDQDRLSRDDVADFSPLPTAPDQPFVFYVSPSSVDPHFQRRDGTQKDDRRYLSAERFDNTVAAGSAVTGYEQQAFQGLSAPHQVDRRTARRDPARAMGNRQANELMGNQGRGGSTGERLASHEWCHLVGDGDGGPDIPANLVIGTNAVNTEQLAMETALRPFVGRLRTMGYSIQLRVRALVTPVPHPTLPDSPWNAAQYISYRISLVPRGELDAPNPWEIHRQIMDGQRGTITELEFTYLHHTVRAKLRQAIEDIESEQDDDRMSDGPGGPPSHYAAYGAPHGYAPALQPAMPGAGAGYFPY, via the coding sequence GTGCGCGCACAGCGACATGAGGCCGACCGGGAACGCGGCCAGGAGCGTGTCCGCCGAGCCGCCGGCTCTCCGACGTTGCTGCCGGGAAGGCTCTCCGTCATGTCGCCGCAGCAGGCACTGACGTTGCAGCGGTTGGCGGGCAACACCGCCGTGGCGCGGACGCTGAAGGACGAGCACGAGCACGAAGCCCTCGCCTCGTCCTCGGACGTGGCGCATGGGCCCGCCGCGAAGACCGCGGTGCAGCGCTCCGCGGTGCACGAGGTGCTGGCGGGAGCGGGGCGGCCGCTGGACGCCGAAACGCGTGCCGACATGGAGACACGGCTGGGGGCCGACTTCTCGGACGTGCGCCTGCATACCGGTTCCACGGCCCAGCGGTCGGCGGACGAGATCGGCGCCCGGGCCTACACCTCGGGCAGTCACATCGTCCTGGGCGCGGGCGCCGGGGACCGGCACACGCTCGCCCATGAGCTGACCCACGTCATCCAGCAGCGCCGCGGACCGGTGGCGGGCACTGACCACGGGGACGGACTCAGCGTCTCCGACCCGTCCGACCGCTTCGAGAGGGAGGCCGAAGCCAACGCCGGGCGCGCGCTGAGTCTCCCGGCGGAACACGCCGCGCCCGCGCACGCGGGTCCGGAGGGGCACGCGGGCCACGGCCACGCAGCGGCAGGTGGCGCCGTGGTGGCGCAGCGCATGTGGAACGGCAGCGGCTCCGGCAGCCGTGCCCGGCGCGTCGGAGCAAACGACCGCGGGGCCCAACTGGCGAGCCAGCAGTGTGAACAGATGCAGTACCTGCCCGCCCTGTATGTCCCGGCCGAGACGTTCGGCCGGGACGGCAGCCTGCCGCCCCAGCCCGCGAACGCCTACACGAGGTCCGGCCCGGGCTTCGTCGAGGTCCTGCGGATGGAGGACTCGCCCCTGCCGAGCGTGGCCCACCGCGCCCCCGGTCCGCGCGACGCGTGGGCGATGAAGTACCAGTCGGGAGACTTCATCTACCGCGTGGAGATGGTCAACGACCCGCAGGGCCGGACCAGCGAACTCCTCATCGACCCGGCCCTGCCGTTCCGCATCCTGCGGCGGACGCTGAAGATGCGGCAGGGCGGCGCGTCGGCGGGCCGTACGTATCGCTTCGCGGAGCGCTGGGCGCCCAACCCGCAGTACTGGAATCTGCACGACCGCAGGGAAGCCACCGAGGCCGAGGCACAGGCCGCGGACCGGGGTCTGTCCGACCAGGACCGTCTCAGCCGGGACGACGTGGCCGACTTCTCGCCTCTGCCGACCGCCCCCGACCAGCCCTTCGTCTTCTACGTCTCGCCGAGCTCCGTCGACCCGCACTTCCAGCGCAGGGACGGCACACAGAAGGACGACCGCAGGTACCTCAGCGCGGAACGGTTCGACAACACCGTCGCCGCCGGGTCCGCGGTGACGGGCTACGAGCAGCAGGCGTTCCAGGGGCTTTCTGCGCCGCATCAGGTGGACCGCCGCACCGCGCGTCGCGACCCGGCCCGCGCCATGGGGAACCGGCAGGCCAACGAGCTGATGGGCAACCAGGGTCGAGGGGGATCCACCGGTGAGCGCCTCGCCTCGCACGAGTGGTGCCACCTGGTCGGAGACGGCGACGGCGGCCCGGACATCCCGGCCAACCTGGTGATCGGGACCAACGCGGTCAACACCGAACAGCTCGCCATGGAGACCGCGCTGCGCCCGTTCGTCGGACGGCTTCGCACCATGGGCTACTCGATCCAGCTCCGCGTCCGGGCCCTCGTCACGCCCGTCCCCCATCCGACACTTCCCGACAGCCCGTGGAACGCGGCGCAGTACATCAGCTACCGGATCTCGCTCGTCCCACGGGGCGAACTGGACGCGCCCAACCCGTGGGAGATCCACCGGCAGATCATGGACGGTCAGCGCGGCACCATCACGGAGCTCGAGTTCACCTACCTGCACCACACGGTACGGGCCAAGCTGCGCCAGGCCATCGAGGACATCGAGTCCGAGCAGGACGACGACCGCATGAGCGACGGGCCGGGTGGGCCGCCCTCGCACTACGCGGCGTACGGCGCTCCGCACGGCTACGCGCCCGCCCTCCAGCCGGCGATGCCGGGTGCGGGCGCCGGGTACTTCCCCTACTGA